The Oncorhynchus mykiss isolate Arlee chromosome 27, USDA_OmykA_1.1, whole genome shotgun sequence sequence aattacctttatttaacgaggtagGCCAGTtgcgaacaagttctcatttttcaactgccacctggccaagataaagcaaagcagtttgaaaaaaacaacacagagttacacatgggataaacaaacgtacagtcaataacacaatagaaaaatctatatacagtgtgtgcaaatgtagtaagattagggagatacagtgccttgcgaaagtattcggcccccttgaactttgcgaccttttgccacatttcaggcttcaaacataaagatataaaactgtatttttttgtgaagaatcaacaacaagtgggacacaatcatgaagtggaacgacatttattggatatttcaaacttttttaacaaatcaaaaactgaaaaattgggcgtgcaaaattattcagcccccttaagttaatactttgtagcgccaccttttgctgcgattacagctgtaagtcgcttggggtatgtctctatcagttttgcacatcgagagactgacattttttcccattcctccttgcaaaatagctcgagctcagtgaggttggatggagagcatttgtgaacagcagttttcagttctttccacagattctcgattggattcaggtctggactttgacttggccattctaacacctggatatgtttatttttgaaccattccattgtagattttgctttatgttttggatcattgtcttgttggaagacaaatctccgtcccagtctcaggtcttttgcaagactccatcaggttttcttccagaatggtcctgtatttggctccatccatcttcccatcaattttaaccatcttccctgtccctgctgaagaaaagcaggcccaaaccatgatgctgccaccaccatgtttgacagtggggatggtgtgttcagctgtgttgcttttatgccaaacataaagttttgcattgttgccaaaaagttcaattttggtttcatctgaccagagcaccttcttccacatgtttggtgtgtctcccaggtggcttgtggcaaactttaaacgacactttttatggatatctttaagaaatggctttcttcttgccactcttccataaaggccagatttgtgcaatatactgatagactgattgttgtcctatggacagagtctcccacctcccacctcccgtctcccacctcagctgtagatctctgcagttcatccagagtgatcatgggcctcttggctgcatctctgatcagtcttctccttgtatgagctgaaagtttagagggacggccaggtcttggtagatttgcagtggtctgatactccttccatttcaatattatcgcttgcacagtgctccttgggatgtttaaagcttgggaaatctttttgtatccaaatccggctttaaacttcttcacaacagtatctcggacctgcctggtgtgttccttgttcttcatgatgctctctgcgcttttaacggacctctgagactatcacagtgcaggtgcatttatacggagacttgattacacacaggtggattgtatttatcatcattagtcatttaggtcaacattggatcattcagagatcctcactgaacttctggagagagtttgctgcactgaaagtaaaggggctgaataattttgcacgcccaattcttcagtttttgatttgttaaaaaagtttgaaatatccaataaatgtcgttccacttcacgattgtgtcccacttgttgttgattcttcacaaaaatttacagttttatatctttatgtttgaagcctgaaatgtggcaaaaggtcgcaaagttcaagggggccgaatactttcgcaaggcactgtaaggcaatacataggctatagtggcgaaataattacaatttagcagataaTGGCAACATGACAACAGTAGCTGTAGATGATGTAATGAAAAGTTGGAAGGTGGTTGGTaatggaggacatcaggtggatccacgtctgggtgttgggcagaTACCCAGACATTAACGGAAAAGGATAGGAGACAGAGACGTAAAGAAGCAAACACACAGGTTACACTTTACTGTGAGACAATTTGATGGATTAGCGCAGTGTTATAAAATAAATGAACAACAGGCAATAATTTTTACCTGGTCAAAAACCTCCACATCCTTCTCAGTCCGTGCCTGAAGGTAGTACTCGAAGGCGTTCTGATCTGGTTTGACAACTTCCACCACATCAGGTGGGGTTTCAGTGATCTGAAAGTACATTATACAAAAATAGCAATGGACAAACAACAACACTAAGTCAATCAAAAATTTGAAAGACTATACAGAATTTGCAATAATTGTATATACAATGTCTTCGATAGACAGACCCCCCTGTGTCTGTCTATCGAAGACACCTAGTTTACACCTGTCCATTTGATTGATCAGGTTTAACTTATAGCTAGACACCTCAATATGACAGACATATaactatatcagtggaggctgctgaggggaggacggctcataatatgggctggaatggagtcaattgaatggtatcaaccacatagaaaccacatgtttgataacattccatgtactccattccagacattatcatgagccatcctcccctcagcggATGGCTCTTTcagtccaagatggcgtagcagtcggacgtcttgtcgtgtcgtgtcccttgtatatatcgttttttttacatatttttcttcgcatatcttttaaaacattttgctaaacctcaacttcgaaatactctcctgcaacccgcctcacccaatgtagcgcggatctgctttttttctaaagagaacccctcaactgaagctagccagctaactaccagcaaaccattgctagcggtcatcagctaactggtcatcagctaacctttagctcggaaagctctcgccagttcgaacaacgcgactctaaccagagcataacggacctattatttttttatccccggattcccaccgcaaacggaacattttcagctggatcttcacaactagctaactagctaaccgcaaccccggatgattactcctggctagcgtttccatccacttagcttgaagctagcccggccagagctcctgtgctaccaccgaagcatactcctgggctacaatatccggacccacgaccggtctatcgatgtcaccgcatgaagaggcataaacagactcaccccatcgcgaaGTCCCCCAAAgactaactttctagcccttgctatctgcttgcttgctaattcggcctgctaactgctagcttgtttagccccggtccgctTACTGCTACCTTGctcagccccggcctactaactgttagcttgttagcacaggcctgctaactgtctgaatcgccgcgtcccaagccagcccaaccactcactggacccatatttactttcaatctcttttcgatttttaattcgattataccttccggtaacctgcctcacacaatgtgatacggaatcgctattatttttaatttttagaacacattcaagaacctccagaagctaacaagctacaagctatttagtcattgttagccactgccaGCGGccttaccttctgcacagccagccagttttttttaacctggataatactcgccagtctagcttccctgccccatccaccgctgccccctggacactgatcacttggctacatagctgatgcatgctggactgtccattaatcacggtactccattctgcttgtttatgttttatctgtcggccccagccgcactcaggctctgtgtgtagttaatccgacaatccctgcctagtcaacgccattttacctgctgttgttgtgctagctgattagctgttgttgtctcacctactgtttagctagctctcccaattcaacacctgtgattactgtgtgcctcgctgtatgtctctctcaaatgtcaatgtgccttgtatactgttgttcaggttagttatcattgttttagtttacaatggagcccctagttccactcttcatacccctgatacctcctttgtcccagctcccacacatgcggtgacctcacccattacaaccagcatgtccagagatacaacctctctcatcatcacccagtgcctgggctttcctccgctgtacccgcaccccaccatacccctgtctgcgcattatgctctgaatatattctaccatgcccagaaatatgctccttttactctctgtccccaacgctctaggcgaccagttttgatagcctttagccgcaccctcatcctcctctgttccgcgggtgatgtggaggtaaacccaggccctgcatgtccccaggcaccctcatttgttgacttctgtgattgaaaaagccttggtttcatgcatgtcaacatcagaagcctcctccctaagtttgttttactcactgctttagcacactctgctaaccctgatgtccttgccgtgtctgaatcctggctcaggaaggccaccaaaaattctgagatttccatacccaactataacattttccatcaagatagaaccgccaaagggggaggagttgcagtctactgaagagatagcctgcaaagtaatgtcatactttccaggtccatacccaaacagttcgaactactaattttaaaaatgactctctccagaaataagtctctcactgttgccgcctgctataccgacccccctcagctcccagctgtgccctggacaccatttgtgaattgatggccccccatctagcttcagagtttgttctgttaggtgacctaaactgggatatgcttaatacttctaccccctccttttttgaaaattctgttaaaaatcgcgcaacttttcagcgtcctgctactcatgccaggaatatagtatatgcatatgattagtatgtgtggatagaaaacactctgaagtttataaaactggttaaatcacggctgtgactataacagatcgtgtgtttaattgaaaaacgcaagaaaaactgctctctgaaagcaaaaaataatttccataagtcacttccaccagttgttaaaagagaacagaatttaatgggaATCTGCCTGCAattcatacaaattccgcacgatggcgccattgtactaattttcaattgaattaattgttggaaaatacATCTATCTGACCTCCATTTtcccagtcttcacccggatgcagttgAGGGAGAGATCAGATggcattgtttttgaagtgaggacctattgaagagacatcgccctgtaatcattttgatagattataaacgtttactaatacctaaagttggattacaaaaggatttcgaagtgttttgtgaaagtttatcgtcgacttttttaattttaaaaaattacgcagcgtttaaaaacgatgattttttctgaatgacacaacttccatacaaagctattttgggtatatatggaccgatttaaacgaaaaaaagacccaatagtgatgtttatggggcatataggagtgccaagaaagaagctcgtctaaggtaatgaatgttttatattttatttctgcgttttgggtagcgccggctatcgcaaaatctgttgtttacgtgtcgagctggcattttggggggtgcatgctatcagataatagcttctgatgctttcgccgaaaagcattttaaaaatctgacttgctggctaggttcacaacgagtgtagctttaattcaataccctgcttgtgaattttgatcaaagATTGAGttgtaacgagtacatttagcatttagcgtagcgcatttgcatttccaggtgcctagttgagacatATGCGTCTCAAGTAGAATCAAGAagttaacaccccggcagtcctacaatctaagctagatgccctcaatctcacaccaatcatcaaggaacccaccaggtacaaccctaaatctgtaaagaagggcaccctcatagatgtcatcctgaccaactggccctccaaatacacctccgctgtcttcaaccaggatctcagcgatcactgcctcattgcctgtatccgctacggagccgcagtcaaacgaccactcctcatcactgtcaaacgctccctaaaacacttctgtgagcaggcctttctaatcgacctggcccgggtatcctggaaggacattgacctcatcccgtcagttgaggatgcctggtcattctttaaaagtaacttcctcaccattttagataagcatgctcctttcaaaaaatgcagaactaagaacagatatagcccttggttcactccagacctgactgccctcgaccagcacaaaaacatcctgtggcggactgcaatagcatcgaatagtccccgcgatatgcaactgtacagggaagtcaggaaccaatacacgcagtcagtcaggaaagctaaggccagcttcttcaggcagaaatttgcatcttgtagctccaactccaaaaagttatgggacactgtgaagtccatggagaacaagagcacctcctcccagctgcccactgcactgcggctaggtaacacggtcaccaccgataaatccatgattatcgaaaacttcaacaagcatttctcaacggctggccatgccttccgcctggctactccaacctcggccaacagctccccccccccccccccccccccgcagctacgcgcccaagcctctccaggttctcctttacccaaatccagatagcagatgttctgaaagagctgcaaaacctggacccgtacaaatcagctgggcttgacaatctggaccctctatttctgaaactatccgccgccattgtcgcaacccctattaccagcctgttcaacctctctttcatatcgtctgagatccccaaggattgcaAAGCTGCCgcattcatccccctcttcaaagggggagacaccctggacccaaactgttacagacctatatccatcctgccctgcctatctaaggtcttcgaaagccaagtcaacaaacagatcactgaccatctcgaatcctaccgtaccttctccgctgtgcaatctggtttccgagccagtcacgggtgcaccttagccacgctcaaggtactaaacgatatcataaccgccatcgataaaagacagtactgtgcagccgtcttcatcgaccttgccaaggctttcgattctgtcaatcaccatattcttatcggcagactcagtagcctcggtttttctgatgactgccttgcctggttcaccaactactttgcagacagagttcagtgtgtcaaatcggagggcatgctgtctggtcctctggcagtctctatgggggtgccacagggttcaattctcgggccgactcttttctctgtatatatcaatgatgttgctcttgctgcgggcgattccctgatccacctctacgcagatgacaccattctatatacttccttggacactgtgctatctaacctccaaacgagcttcaatgccatacaacactccttccgtggcctccaactgctcttaaacgctagtaaaaccaaatgcatgcttctcaaccgttcgctgcctgcacccgcacgcctgactagcatcaccaccctggatggttctgaccttgaatatgtggacatctataagtacctaggtgtctggctagactgtaaactctccttccagactcatatcaaacatctccaatcgaaaatcaaatctatagtcggctttctattccgcaacaaagcctccttcactcacgccgccaaacttaccctagtaaaactgactatcctaccgatcctcgacttcggcgatgtcatctacaaaattgcttccaacactctactcagcaaactggatgcagtttatcacagtgccatccgttttgtcactaaagcaccttataccacccaccactgcgacctgtatgctctagtcggctggccctcgctacatattcgtcgccagacccactggctccaggtcatctacaagtccatgctaggtaaagctccgccttatctcagttcactggtcacgatggcaacacccacccgtaacacgcgctccagcaggtgtatctcaatgatcatccctaaagccaacacctcatttggccgcctttcgttccagttctctgctgcctgtgactggaacgaattgcaaaaatcgctgaagttggagacttttatctccctcaccaacttcaaacatctgctatctgagcagctaaccgatcgctgcagctgtacatagtctatcggtaaatagcccacccatttttacctacctcatccccatactgtttttatttatcttattttctgctcttttgcacaccaatatctctacctgatcatttatcactccagtgttaatctgcaaaattgtaattattcgcctacctcctcatgccttttgcacacaatgtatatagactctccttttttctactgtattattgacttgttaattgtttactccatgtgtaactctgcgttgtctgttcacactgctatgctttatcttggccaggtcgcagttgcaaatgagaacttgttctcaactaggctacctggttaaataaaggtgaaataaaaaaataaaaaaataaaagcagcctccactgacctaAATGTATAGCTagcaactagctaacgttagatggaAAATGGTTGTACATAGCTAAATTTGTCAAGTTATCTAATTGAAGTTAACTGCTTAACGTTCACCTGAATTGTGAATTTCTCTGAATGTTACGCCTCTTGTCGAGATCAGTGGTGTCTTCATAGTACTTCACATGGTTGGaaagataaaataaaatgtcCTCGAGGGATGCCATTGAAGTGCAAGCTACATACAAACAGAAAGCTGCAATAacagttacagtagctagctaacgttagctaaataaaactgtctggctagctGACTAGGCAGGCTGGGGTGTATAAGTACagtaagttagctagctatgacaatctaTAAAAACAGCTTATATCATTTATTCCTATTTAACAATATGTACTTAAGACAAATTAATGGTAAAGAAAGGGTTCTCAGGTAGTCAGCAGGTTGTCACCATCAAAAACACCGTCCTTGGAGAGCAATTCTGAGGTAATAATTTTGCGCGGACTGAGAGAGCGTTTATGTGGTGAAATAGAACTAGAACTGCCTGCAGCCTCCTATGAGGTAAAATAGAGCCAAACAACCAGCATAGCAACGGATGCTTTGGTTCATTAAGTGATCCGGTCAGAATGTTGCAAATTCTAGCAACAGCCCTAGCAACAGAAGCTAGAACTcatcgaatcccattgtgacgtaggagggggacactatttggcatgacaggctaCAATACATGTCATGTTGATATGATTTACATTTTTCTTCCATATGGCTGGTTTCACATTCGTCCCCTGGGATCATAAGGAACAATCATCTAAAACGATTGCTATGTGTATTTACAATCCCCTTTGCCAGACGGATTATTAATTTACCTTGCTCTTATCTATTTATAAATTATAGTGCATGGAGAATGCTGTTATTTCTATCGGAAAGTAAGTAGatgctttttccacttggaaccggCAGGTTCGCTCTATcttatctgtagacacacctccgccACACTTTAATTTCTTAGCTCTCCACTCCGAATGAATAGCAGGTGActagcatgctattctcatgcttaaattTAAGGTCAGAATACTcctagagagaaaagtgcatacaAATTTGAATTAAGTGCTTAACTCAGGTTGGAATCGAGAACATAATGAGACATGGAAATGAACACTGCCTTAATGTGGTGGTGATcacatttgtgtgtgtctgtgtgtgtgtgtatgtgcgtgcgcaAGCAGTCgcttgtgtgtgagtgtatgacaTGTGTAGGTTTCTGTTTGCTTTTGTTGATATGGGCTTCTGctggtgtgtatatgtgtgtgtttatattcTCCCaaagtatgtgtgtctgtgtttttcctGCATGTAGGAGTGGAGTAAGCGAGTGATGGAGGACATTCTATCCGAACTGTCCTTGCCTGAGGTGGAGGCCCAGAAAAGTGAGGGGTCCACAGCTGAGGCCAAAGAGGACCTGGAGCGCTCAGTGGACAACCTTCCCCCCCGCGAGCGCAAAGCTGGCTGCAAGAACTTCTACTGGAAGGGCTTCACTTCTTGCTAAGGGAAGAAAAGCCTGACCACCTTATGACACAATGCATTCAATCACATCACACCGCCAACCTTCATCTGACTAATGTAGCCAATCAGCAATTAGCTGTGCCTGATGACAATTATGATTATGATGTACCTGTCTAATTTATGAAAtaaagagaaataaagagaaaatAATTTTATTTCAGTGTGTCAATTATTTGATACAAAAATGTTTGTATAACCAAAGCAAAGACTCGGTTGACATACCCTTTATTAATTTATGCATAGATTACCCTTTATTAATTTATGCATAGATTACATCTTGTACTGGCTGATGTAACACTCAAATGCAATCACCCTcaaacactcacactgacactagGCTAGTGAGTGGCCAATCCTCAAAAAGGGCTTCAGTTTTTGAGATAACCCTACCTGTAGGAAAAAACACAACCATGTTTTTCACATCTTTAATGTCTCCCATTTATGAAATGGATAGTTGTGAAAAACTATTTTACTGCAAAAGTAGTAAAATGTATAGATATTGTGTCACACCCCGTAAACACAAAACATGCAGAATAATGCCTAACTGAAGGGGGTTGGGCACTTGAACTGGACTGGAATGTGAAGAATCAGCTCTCGTTCTGCCGTGACTCATGCATGGGTCTGGGAAACTGTTCAGTAATCCCAACATCCCTATGAGGACACAATGGCATCTATGGCAATCAAGAGACCCCTTAGGATGGTCAAAATTAAGCAAAGATGCTGTATGTGATCATGTATGTTGGATGGGGATTGACTGTGAGATAGTGGTCTTTGTGTGCCATGCTTGATCCGTTTCATTACTTCTGCAAACCCTTCACTTTCCATCAAAGCTCAGGCATAATCTTCAAATGttcaggtaactgccaaaataaaggaaaaacaTGAATAAATCAGGGATACATTTTTTATTGAAAGcaggttcctgagttaattaagcaataacagtccatcatgcttagggtcatgtcaccggatctcaacccaattgaaaacttatgggagattctgttGAGGCGCCTGAGACAGCTTTTTTCACCGCCATCAACAGaaggaatttcttgtggaagaatggtgtagCATCCTATTAAGACAATGTAtgttcctttattttggcagttagctGTATATGTTTGTGGATTTGTGCTACGTCCCTCATAAAAATcaaaacaaaatcaaatcaaaacaaagttTATTACCAATGTTTCATATTGATAGTCTATGACCTACACTCTAAGTAACCTCTAGGTAACCTGTCACTCTGCTCATCTCCTTCTGGGCCTGCCCCAGATTGTAATCACCAACTACCCACAGTAAATATAAatagtccagacctgaatccaatcgagaatctgtggaaagaactgaaaactcctgttcacaaatgctctccatccaacctcactgagctcgagctgttttgcaaggaggaatgggaaaaaatgtcagtctctcgatgtgcaaaactgatagacataccccaagcgacttacagctgtaatcgcagcaaaaggtggcgctacaaagtattaacttcagggggctgaataattttgcacgcccaatttttcagtttttgatttgttaaaaaagtttgaaatatccaataaatgtcgttccacttcatgattgtgtcccacttgttgttgattcttcacaaaaaaatacagttttatatctttatgtttgaagcctgaaatgtatcaaaaggtcgcaaagttcaagggggccgaatactttcgcaaggcactgtaggatgTGACCTGCAGGTCTTTTGCCACATTCAACATAaaaaaactccaaacagcaagtcAATTAAGTGTTGGAAAGATCTATGGGCAGGTCTCCTCCCTAACATCAGTCAGGATGAGATAACATACCAATTAGTCAATGGGTCTCGTTGGCAGGCAAGCTGAATCTGTTGAGTGCCTGCACCTAACTGTTGTAGAAATGGAAACTGATCACCTCACAGCCCTGAATACCATGTCAGTCATAAAGGAAGGATACAGCTTGGCCAGAATGACCAGGTAGCTGTGTAAcctggtcaggccccagaactacaaccactaTTGGATACTTTGCCTCCTCACCGTGTTAGGACACGCTCATGTCCTGGTCATACCAAAGATGTTGAATTAACCCGGCACACTTACTTTTAGCTACAAATTTTTTTTGAAATGTTAGAGCTGCTCGAGTGGCTTACTGTTGTATTACAGGTTGTTTTCCTGCAACTTGGTTACGCTACTATGTGCTTCTGTCGTGAAAAacatgaaattacattgaaaagCTAGTTGGCTTCAGCAATTCATACACAACAGAGGCATGGCAGTGCCACTCATAGCCCTAGTTATACCAAGAGCCGTATGAAACCCTTTTAGAAACAGAATAACACAACACAAAATAAACAACGACAATTTACATGGAGGGTAAGAAGAACATGCTCTTTCcaagacatagactgaccaggtgaatccaagtgaaagccaggcgcaccggtttgtgtcaagaactgcgacgctgcagggtttttcatgctcaacagtttcccatgtgtatcaataatggcctacctcccaaaggacatctagccaacttgacacaactgtgggaagcattggagtcaacaatgGCCAGCATaactgtggaacactttcgacaccttgtagagtccatgccctgacaaatggAGGCTATTCTGAGTGCAAAAGGGGGATGAAACACCatattgggaaggtgttcttaatgttttgtacactcagtgtgcaCACAGGTGAAGGTGTTTGCTGGGTATATTGGACTCTGAATACCAAAAAACTACCAAAACACTCTTTATTGGCATGAGTGTTGTGCACAATTCTTCATATTTATCTttcatatttacattttatttaacctcccTCAAACGATATTATAACAGCCAAATTGGATTTGTGCTATGTCCAGGGTGGCTCCAAAGATAATCTGTGGTGGCCTCTTGACTGAATTGCAAGAGTAGGGGCTAAAGATACAAAATCCTTCAAGGAACCTtggacccccccaaaaaatgtatttctaaTGTCTGAGCCACTTGTTTTCCTTAGAGCCGATTACAATAGCCACAACATCAAAAGACATGTAACTGCATGTATTTTTGTCAGGCAGGACCAAACAGCACTGAATGAGAACACATTTGACTTGGAGAGTTGTCTAGTAATCAGCTACcaataaatataataaatattCATAGTTTTTATTTTTTCACCTATTGTAT is a genomic window containing:
- the LOC110507305 gene encoding somatostatin-2-like, which gives rise to MKFSQIHCALALLGLALAICSQGAASQPDLDLRSRRLLQRARAASIATQEWSKRVMEDILSELSLPEVEAQKSEGSTAEAKEDLERSVDNLPPRERKAGCKNFYWKGFTSC